In Rhodococcus antarcticus, one DNA window encodes the following:
- a CDS encoding helix-turn-helix domain-containing protein, translating to MPDTAAHREHQAPPGQRAQSLSFLGVLEKIGSAGVTQVEVAKVVGSSARTVQNWASGANSPRGRSADKLLDLHTIIDVLRDTYTPEGMEIWLRSRNRNLDMQRPIELLMDGRTDEVLDQARWVAGGR from the coding sequence ATGCCTGATACCGCCGCCCACCGGGAGCACCAGGCCCCGCCGGGGCAACGAGCGCAGTCGCTGAGCTTCCTGGGGGTGCTGGAGAAGATCGGCTCTGCTGGGGTGACGCAGGTCGAGGTCGCCAAGGTCGTCGGTTCGTCGGCGCGCACCGTGCAGAACTGGGCCAGTGGTGCGAACTCACCCAGGGGCAGAAGCGCCGACAAGCTCTTGGATCTGCACACGATCATCGATGTGCTGCGAGACACCTACACCCCGGAAGGCATGGAAATCTGGCTGCGGTCCCGCAACCGCAACCTGGACATGCAGCGCCCCATCGAGCTTCTGATGGACGGCCGGACCGACGAGGTCCTGGACCAGGCCCGCTGGGTCGCAGGGGGGAGATGA
- a CDS encoding APC family permease, whose amino-acid sequence MSQIEVLAQSVSGIAPSAVMATGPALIVLYAGSGAWISYLVAMVVVLLIGLCVAQFARRFASSGSLYSYVARGLGPAGAFAAGWGLVIGYTCIAMVGLAGSGIYLGNLLTTMGLSGSATLTQVIIYVVLAAAAGRLAVTGIKISTRLGLVLEIFSVLAVLVVLIVVLARNGFSLDTSQVQLQGVTFDGVTFGIVLAVLGFVGFESSASLGAEARNPHRAIPRAVLGSAVLVGLLYIFAAYTSVLGFGGPDGLGTSAAPISDLATQNGLGSVSWVIDLGITSSFFAVIVASINAASRVLYTMGEEGLLPSVFARAHPVHKTPHVAIWLGTPVVAAVPLVMVATGTTPLNIYAYTGTIGTFGYMLAYLLMAVALPIFLRRRREANPMFTVVAVMVVLALLYIAYKNVVPVPEPPYDLLPYIFVGVVVLGLVWFLYVRITDPARVREVGMMEEDPLPVQASSVRPTTTHP is encoded by the coding sequence ATGAGCCAGATTGAGGTCCTCGCGCAGTCCGTGTCCGGGATCGCGCCGAGCGCAGTCATGGCCACTGGACCCGCGTTGATCGTTCTCTACGCCGGTTCCGGTGCGTGGATCTCCTACCTGGTTGCGATGGTCGTTGTTCTTCTCATCGGGCTGTGCGTGGCCCAGTTCGCCCGGCGGTTCGCCTCCTCGGGCTCGCTCTACAGCTACGTGGCCCGAGGGCTCGGGCCGGCCGGGGCGTTTGCGGCGGGATGGGGCCTGGTCATCGGCTACACCTGTATCGCCATGGTCGGTCTCGCCGGGTCCGGCATCTACCTCGGAAACCTCCTCACCACGATGGGGCTTTCCGGCAGCGCCACCCTCACCCAAGTGATCATCTACGTGGTGCTCGCTGCCGCCGCCGGGCGGTTGGCTGTCACCGGCATCAAGATCTCCACCCGGCTCGGCCTTGTGCTCGAGATCTTCTCCGTTCTCGCTGTGCTGGTGGTCCTCATCGTCGTCCTGGCCCGAAACGGGTTCTCCCTGGACACCTCCCAGGTCCAGCTGCAGGGCGTCACGTTCGATGGCGTCACGTTCGGGATCGTCCTCGCGGTGCTTGGCTTCGTCGGTTTCGAGAGCTCAGCGTCTCTCGGCGCTGAGGCACGCAACCCGCACCGGGCAATTCCCCGGGCGGTGCTCGGCAGCGCCGTCCTCGTGGGGCTGCTCTACATCTTCGCCGCGTACACCTCGGTGCTGGGCTTTGGTGGCCCTGACGGACTGGGTACGAGTGCCGCCCCCATCAGCGACCTGGCCACCCAGAACGGCCTGGGCAGTGTCTCGTGGGTCATCGACCTCGGGATCACCTCGTCGTTCTTCGCGGTCATCGTCGCCAGCATCAACGCGGCATCCCGGGTGCTGTACACGATGGGCGAGGAGGGTCTGCTCCCGTCGGTGTTCGCGCGAGCACACCCCGTCCACAAGACCCCGCACGTGGCGATCTGGCTGGGCACCCCCGTCGTCGCGGCAGTGCCGCTCGTCATGGTCGCCACCGGCACCACGCCCCTGAATATCTACGCCTACACCGGGACCATCGGCACCTTCGGATACATGCTCGCCTACCTCCTCATGGCGGTGGCACTACCGATCTTCCTGCGGCGGCGCCGGGAGGCGAATCCGATGTTCACCGTCGTTGCCGTCATGGTCGTGCTCGCGTTGCTGTACATCGCCTACAAGAACGTTGTCCCGGTGCCGGAACCGCCCTACGACCTGCTGCCCTACATCTTCGTGGGCGTGGTGGTGCTCGGACTGGTCTGGTTCCTCTACGTCCGGATCACCGACCCGGCGCGGGTGCGTGAGGTAGGGATGATGGAGGAGGACCCGCTCCCTGTTCAGGCGAGCAGTGTCCGGCCAACCACCACTCACCCATGA
- a CDS encoding primary-amine oxidase, giving the protein MTARLSDVRTTVNHPLEPLSAAEIDQVSAILREQRSLDARVRFVSIALHEPPKREVLGFVEGSAEAPERSAFVVLYDRSNQQTVETVVSLSSRAVSSWRVVEGAQPSIMLEEFFQTEEVTRANPEWQEAMRKRGVTDFSLAMIDPWAAGYDIEDPLGRRLIRPLTFLRSREDDNGYARPVEGLIVLVDLDLMEVIDVRDHGVVAVPEKAGNYMPELMFDDDNRPAHTGLRGDVRPIEITQPEGASFTVEGHAVSWQKWRLRVGYSPREGLVLHQIGYEDRGRVRPIIYRASLSEMYIPYGDPAPTHRIKNVFDEGEYGVGLLLNPLQLGCDCLGEIRYFDAVANDQDGHPLTIPNAICMHEEDFGVGWKHTDFRTEKVEVRRSRRLVISCFATVGNYEYGFFWYLYTDGTIQYEVKLSGVISTGAIPVGEQPRFGNLVAPGLYGPNHQHFFNVRLDMQLDGVGNSVYEVDAVALPPGADNPYGNAWVSQKTLLARESEAQRLINPLVARTWQVVNPTEVNELGQPVGYKLMPGENVLPMQGEGSQAWSRAQFAYKHLWVTAYDPGEMYAAGDYPNQNNTPGGLPEFAKADRSLEDQDVVVWYSFGAHHAVRPEDWPIMPVGYAGFHLKPFGFFDGNPALDMPRSIPACHAGGAQVGEGAREQVMP; this is encoded by the coding sequence ATGACGGCACGGTTGTCCGACGTCAGAACCACTGTGAATCACCCGCTGGAACCGTTGAGCGCGGCCGAGATCGACCAGGTGTCGGCCATCCTCCGGGAACAGCGGAGTCTCGATGCTCGGGTTCGCTTCGTCTCCATTGCGCTGCACGAGCCCCCCAAGCGGGAGGTCCTGGGCTTCGTGGAGGGTAGTGCCGAGGCTCCTGAGCGGTCGGCGTTCGTGGTGCTGTACGACCGCTCGAACCAGCAGACGGTAGAGACGGTGGTGTCCCTGTCCTCGCGGGCAGTGAGCTCGTGGCGTGTGGTGGAGGGTGCGCAGCCCAGCATCATGCTGGAGGAGTTCTTCCAGACCGAGGAGGTCACCCGCGCGAACCCCGAGTGGCAGGAGGCGATGCGGAAGCGCGGCGTCACGGACTTCTCGCTGGCGATGATCGATCCCTGGGCGGCGGGATACGACATCGAGGACCCGCTGGGCCGCCGTCTCATACGGCCGTTGACCTTCCTCCGGTCCCGGGAGGACGACAACGGCTACGCCCGGCCGGTCGAGGGACTCATCGTGCTCGTCGACCTAGACCTCATGGAGGTCATCGACGTCCGTGACCATGGTGTGGTGGCTGTTCCGGAGAAGGCCGGCAACTACATGCCGGAGCTGATGTTCGACGACGACAACCGGCCGGCGCACACCGGGCTCCGTGGGGACGTTCGGCCGATCGAGATCACCCAGCCCGAAGGGGCGAGCTTCACCGTCGAGGGCCATGCCGTGAGCTGGCAGAAGTGGCGGCTGCGGGTGGGGTACTCCCCGAGGGAGGGTCTTGTTCTGCACCAGATCGGCTACGAAGACCGGGGCCGGGTACGTCCGATCATCTACCGGGCATCACTGTCGGAGATGTACATCCCCTACGGCGACCCAGCCCCCACCCATCGCATCAAGAACGTCTTCGACGAGGGCGAGTACGGGGTCGGACTCCTGCTGAACCCGCTTCAGCTGGGCTGCGACTGCCTGGGCGAGATCCGCTACTTCGATGCGGTCGCCAACGACCAGGACGGTCACCCGCTGACGATCCCGAACGCCATCTGCATGCACGAGGAAGATTTCGGTGTCGGCTGGAAGCACACCGACTTCCGGACCGAGAAGGTCGAGGTCCGGCGCTCACGTCGACTGGTCATCTCGTGCTTCGCCACCGTCGGGAACTATGAGTACGGGTTCTTCTGGTACCTCTACACCGACGGCACCATCCAGTACGAGGTGAAGCTGTCCGGGGTCATCTCCACGGGAGCGATCCCGGTCGGTGAGCAGCCACGTTTCGGCAACTTGGTGGCTCCTGGGCTGTACGGCCCCAACCACCAGCACTTCTTCAACGTGCGCCTGGACATGCAGCTCGACGGCGTCGGCAACTCCGTCTACGAGGTCGACGCGGTCGCGCTGCCCCCGGGTGCGGACAACCCCTACGGCAACGCCTGGGTGTCGCAGAAGACGCTGTTGGCGCGGGAAAGCGAGGCCCAGCGGCTGATCAACCCGCTCGTGGCCCGCACCTGGCAGGTCGTCAACCCCACCGAGGTCAACGAGCTCGGGCAACCTGTCGGGTACAAGCTGATGCCGGGGGAGAACGTGCTCCCGATGCAGGGTGAGGGCTCGCAGGCCTGGTCCCGCGCCCAGTTCGCCTACAAGCACCTCTGGGTCACCGCCTATGACCCCGGCGAGATGTACGCCGCCGGTGACTACCCCAACCAGAACAACACGCCAGGAGGCCTGCCGGAGTTCGCCAAGGCCGACCGATCCCTCGAGGACCAGGACGTCGTCGTGTGGTACTCCTTCGGCGCCCACCACGCAGTTCGCCCGGAGGACTGGCCGATCATGCCCGTCGGCTATGCCGGGTTCCACCTCAAGCCGTTCGGGTTCTTCGACGGCAACCCGGCTCTGGACATGCCCCGCTCCATCCCCGCGTGCCACGCCGGCGGTGCGCAGGTCGGCGAGGGTGCGCGCGAACAGGTCATGCCGTGA
- a CDS encoding APC family permease, which translates to MVVTPPQTGWTRAESPVAGLRRRGLTLTQVLAQSVAAVAPSAAMVTLPGIVIAEVGSAAIACFAVAAAIVFLVGYCLSHFARRMASASGLYSYTAKGLGPVAAFTAGWALMIGYLGIALASVLASALYFTSLIELVGLAAAGSTVVLSATIPVLAGLAALLMVRGIKLSARVALGLEVTSIALILAALAILKINQAEGITAPPASTGRLTIDAVGLGVVLAVTSFVGFESAGTLGVEAKRPLVSIARAMRWLPLVLGVLYLVAVTAQVATLAAAPLDIGRSPTPVADLTRLRGDTALSAVIDIGVAASFFACIIGSGNAFVRIVFSMGREGIFPTVLGRTHRRYATPHIATVALLTLLVFVPLIMVVAHTAPRTSLVALLTLSAFGYLTSYTLVCIATPTFLWRIGELTARPLLAGIVASLTMGTIIYAAFAATLSADSSVPIAFLLTMVTGWLLLGAIWLNDRSRLRNIGVYDETLTRDVYIGVTPYGNDMAETDGR; encoded by the coding sequence ATGGTCGTGACGCCACCGCAAACGGGTTGGACACGCGCGGAATCACCCGTCGCAGGCCTGCGTCGACGCGGGCTGACACTTACTCAGGTTCTCGCCCAGTCCGTGGCGGCGGTGGCACCGTCCGCGGCAATGGTCACGTTGCCGGGCATCGTCATCGCCGAGGTCGGTAGCGCCGCCATCGCGTGTTTCGCTGTCGCCGCCGCAATTGTGTTTTTAGTGGGCTACTGTCTTTCCCACTTCGCACGGCGCATGGCCTCGGCCAGTGGACTCTACAGTTATACCGCTAAAGGGCTTGGTCCGGTGGCCGCGTTCACAGCAGGTTGGGCGCTGATGATTGGCTACCTAGGCATCGCCCTCGCCAGCGTCCTCGCCAGTGCGTTGTACTTCACGTCGTTGATCGAACTAGTTGGTCTTGCCGCTGCCGGTTCGACCGTCGTGTTATCGGCTACGATACCGGTCCTCGCCGGCCTGGCGGCCTTACTCATGGTGCGCGGGATCAAGCTGTCGGCGCGCGTAGCTCTTGGCCTGGAAGTTACGTCAATTGCCTTGATCTTGGCGGCGTTGGCCATACTGAAGATCAATCAGGCTGAGGGCATCACTGCCCCGCCGGCTTCCACGGGCCGGCTCACCATCGATGCCGTCGGCCTCGGAGTCGTGCTCGCCGTGACCTCGTTCGTCGGATTCGAGAGCGCCGGAACGTTGGGGGTCGAGGCGAAGCGTCCGCTTGTGTCGATCGCGCGAGCCATGCGATGGCTCCCCCTGGTACTCGGGGTCCTCTACCTGGTTGCCGTCACTGCGCAGGTAGCCACCTTGGCCGCCGCGCCGTTGGACATTGGGCGCAGCCCGACCCCGGTCGCCGACCTCACACGCTTACGCGGTGACACTGCGCTCTCGGCGGTGATTGATATTGGCGTCGCTGCGTCTTTTTTCGCTTGCATCATAGGCTCAGGCAACGCATTCGTGCGCATCGTCTTCAGCATGGGCCGGGAAGGCATATTCCCTACCGTCCTGGGCCGTACCCACCGCCGATACGCCACTCCCCATATTGCGACAGTGGCCCTGTTGACGTTGTTGGTCTTCGTACCACTGATCATGGTTGTGGCCCACACTGCTCCGAGAACCTCTCTCGTTGCACTGCTCACTCTCTCCGCGTTCGGATATCTCACCTCGTACACCTTGGTGTGCATCGCAACACCAACATTTTTATGGCGCATCGGCGAACTCACCGCCCGCCCCTTACTCGCCGGAATTGTTGCATCCCTCACGATGGGGACCATCATCTACGCCGCCTTCGCCGCCACTCTCTCCGCCGATTCGAGCGTCCCCATCGCATTCCTCCTGACTATGGTGACTGGTTGGCTTCTCCTGGGCGCAATATGGCTCAACGACAGATCAAGACTCCGGAACATTGGGGTCTACGACGAAACGCTCACCCGTGACGTCTATATCGGTGTGACGCCATATGGAAACGACATGGCGGAGACCGATGGGCGCTAG
- a CDS encoding IclR family transcriptional regulator, which yields MTALEVLEKVATSGTGVTAKEIAHSLGLPPATTYRLLNILVAEGYLVRLADLTGFALGQRMGRLLGPTRPPTVCHAAHQLVTQLRENIRFAICLVCYYPPTTVQVVDADPDHALQADDTWVRHLHASAVGKLLLSEQGDWRDIFPERHLVAITAHTITSPADMDSQVVKFRERGVAHQLGELRSTTACYAVPVRSVSGALVGALAISGPLERQEALAELVQPMRDCADQLGPLLA from the coding sequence GTGACCGCGCTCGAAGTTTTGGAAAAGGTGGCCACGAGCGGTACCGGAGTCACGGCGAAGGAGATTGCCCATTCACTGGGTCTACCTCCGGCCACGACGTACCGGCTGCTGAACATCTTGGTCGCCGAGGGGTACCTGGTGCGCCTGGCTGACCTCACCGGTTTTGCACTCGGCCAACGGATGGGCAGGTTGCTCGGGCCCACCCGGCCGCCGACGGTCTGCCACGCGGCACATCAACTTGTCACTCAGTTGCGGGAGAACATTCGCTTTGCGATCTGCCTCGTGTGCTACTACCCCCCCACGACTGTGCAGGTCGTCGACGCAGACCCCGACCATGCGCTTCAGGCTGACGATACGTGGGTGCGTCACCTTCACGCGTCGGCCGTGGGCAAGCTGCTCCTCAGCGAACAGGGCGACTGGCGTGACATCTTCCCCGAACGTCATTTAGTGGCGATCACTGCTCACACCATTACCAGCCCCGCCGACATGGACAGCCAAGTCGTTAAATTCAGGGAGCGCGGGGTAGCCCACCAACTGGGTGAGCTGCGCTCCACCACCGCCTGCTACGCCGTCCCTGTTCGATCGGTGTCCGGCGCCCTGGTCGGCGCGCTAGCAATCTCGGGGCCGCTGGAACGCCAGGAAGCGCTTGCCGAACTAGTGCAGCCCATGCGCGACTGCGCAGACCAACTAGGACCGCTCTTGGCCTGA
- a CDS encoding cysteine hydrolase family protein, translating to MAVNPTLRTLSGLPSVPASLAESILILVDMQNTYTGGVLELEGAQAALDEGAALLERARTAGIPVVHIQHDDGVGSLFDVTAESGAFVARVAPRKDEPVVVKGYPNAFTETELLALLSESSRRDLVIAGFMTHMCVNSTARGAFSLGYRPTIVAGATATRALPGLDDQVVSAAALQAASLASITDMFGLVVPAATDLPD from the coding sequence ATGGCTGTGAATCCGACGTTGCGCACGTTGTCCGGTCTTCCCTCGGTGCCAGCATCGTTGGCGGAGTCAATCTTGATCTTGGTGGACATGCAGAACACCTACACCGGCGGGGTGTTGGAGCTCGAGGGGGCGCAGGCCGCGTTGGACGAGGGTGCGGCACTGCTCGAGCGCGCCCGCACCGCGGGGATCCCTGTGGTGCACATCCAGCATGACGATGGAGTGGGCTCTCTCTTCGACGTGACCGCGGAGAGTGGTGCGTTCGTAGCCCGGGTGGCACCCCGGAAGGATGAGCCCGTCGTGGTCAAGGGGTATCCCAACGCGTTCACCGAGACCGAGCTGCTCGCGCTGCTGTCGGAGTCGTCGCGACGGGACCTGGTGATTGCCGGTTTCATGACGCATATGTGCGTCAACTCGACGGCGCGGGGTGCATTCAGCCTCGGGTACCGCCCGACCATCGTCGCCGGGGCCACGGCCACCCGGGCGCTTCCTGGCCTCGACGACCAGGTGGTGTCCGCCGCGGCGCTGCAGGCGGCCAGCCTGGCCTCGATCACCGACATGTTCGGCCTGGTGGTGCCCGCCGCTACCGACCTGCCCGACTGA
- a CDS encoding DUF6855 family protein: MQIGTRADPWELSTPPGTSTYSMYREGTTLVCVVGATTLRYQARAVEDLHAWLLERDDWVPLGAADEKKPAVEGTVEAWGRSPSNPVGGWYGQRNGYRGRFGMYLPPLLEHLGLAELTHEARNNRVRALRTAA; this comes from the coding sequence ATGCAGATCGGAACCCGTGCGGACCCGTGGGAGCTGAGCACGCCACCGGGCACCTCCACGTACAGCATGTACCGCGAGGGGACCACCTTGGTGTGCGTCGTGGGTGCCACCACGTTGAGGTACCAGGCTCGGGCGGTAGAGGATCTGCATGCGTGGTTGCTCGAGCGCGACGACTGGGTGCCGTTGGGTGCCGCTGATGAGAAGAAGCCGGCGGTCGAGGGCACCGTTGAGGCGTGGGGGCGTTCACCGAGCAACCCGGTCGGTGGCTGGTACGGCCAGCGCAACGGCTACCGGGGCCGGTTCGGGATGTACCTGCCACCGCTTCTGGAACACCTCGGCCTCGCCGAGCTCACCCACGAGGCCCGCAACAACCGGGTCCGGGCCCTGCGGACAGCCGCATGA
- a CDS encoding recombinase family protein: MEQCVLVGELLGYARVSTLEQDAALQHDALSAAGCFRSWTDTASGSLTDRPELASLMDALRPGDTLVVWRLDRLGRSLPHLIETVRGLAERGIGFRSLQEAIDTTTPGGRLVFHIFGSLAEFERDLVRERTMAGLAAARRRGRVGGRPTVMTAAKTKQAQRMVTAGTPLTEVADVLGVSRTTLYRHLKTQPAMTPAAGAAPAPVRPPPVAASAGRSSRACPSCGHEPGTREEAMQLRADLAMRWLEPDPDNPGAVVEAGHCRTCQPRGPVVNVECSRCGDGPIITGALAEDSAEGSVAYPARRWLVAAGWTTAPDLVCPEH; encoded by the coding sequence GTGGAACAGTGCGTCCTCGTGGGTGAGCTGCTGGGGTACGCGAGGGTCTCCACCCTCGAGCAGGACGCTGCGTTGCAACATGACGCTCTGAGCGCCGCGGGGTGCTTCCGGTCCTGGACCGACACCGCCTCGGGGTCTCTGACGGACCGGCCCGAGCTCGCGAGCCTGATGGACGCGTTGCGTCCGGGGGACACCTTGGTGGTATGGCGCCTGGACCGCCTGGGTCGGTCCTTGCCGCACTTGATTGAGACCGTGCGGGGTCTGGCCGAGCGGGGGATCGGGTTCCGGTCGCTGCAGGAGGCGATCGACACCACCACCCCGGGGGGCCGGTTGGTCTTCCACATCTTCGGCTCGCTCGCGGAGTTCGAGCGTGACCTCGTCCGGGAACGGACCATGGCCGGCCTGGCGGCGGCCCGTCGTCGGGGCCGGGTCGGGGGCCGACCCACGGTGATGACCGCAGCCAAGACGAAGCAGGCCCAACGGATGGTCACCGCCGGCACCCCGCTGACGGAGGTCGCCGACGTGTTGGGGGTCAGCCGCACCACCCTGTACCGCCACCTCAAGACCCAACCCGCCATGACGCCGGCGGCGGGGGCCGCACCGGCGCCGGTGCGGCCACCGCCCGTCGCTGCCAGCGCGGGGCGGTCGTCGCGGGCGTGCCCTTCGTGCGGTCATGAGCCCGGTACCCGGGAGGAGGCGATGCAGCTCCGCGCTGATCTTGCGATGCGCTGGCTTGAGCCGGACCCCGACAACCCCGGTGCAGTCGTTGAGGCCGGGCACTGTCGCACCTGCCAGCCGCGGGGCCCGGTCGTGAACGTGGAGTGCAGCCGCTGCGGGGACGGGCCCATCATCACCGGGGCACTGGCCGAGGACAGCGCGGAGGGGTCGGTAGCCTACCCGGCGCGGAGGTGGCTGGTGGCCGCGGGGTGGACCACGGCCCCCGATCTGGTCTGCCCCGAGCACTGA